A section of the Agarivorans litoreus genome encodes:
- the ftsA gene encoding cell division protein FtsA, with product MTKVTDRKLIVGLDIGSAKITALIGEILPSNEMSIIGVGSHPAKGMDKGGVNDLDSVVKTVQRALQEAELMADCKISSVYLGVSGRHIRCLNEKGMVPISDEEVTQDDVDNAIHTAKSVKLPDEHRILHVLPQEFAIDFQEGIKNPIGLSGVRMEAKVHLIACHNDMVKNIVKCVERCDLKVDQLIFSALASSYAVLTEDEKELGVCVVDIGSGTMDIAVYTGGALRHTSVVPFAGTSVTRDIATVFGTPLNDAEAVKVRYGCALGSMVSRDDTIEVPSVGGRPSRSLQRQTLAEVIEPRYSELFGMIKAKLDELTEDLQAQGTKLQLGAGVVLTGGAAQIEGVVECAEKILQCQVRVGSANNVAGLTEYVQAPTYSTAVGLLHYGMENQSEKPIEVKNISSVSNIAKRLHSWFKGEF from the coding sequence ATGACCAAAGTAACGGATAGAAAACTGATCGTTGGCCTTGATATTGGTAGTGCCAAAATCACCGCTTTAATCGGCGAGATTTTGCCTAGCAACGAAATGAGCATTATCGGTGTAGGAAGTCATCCGGCTAAAGGTATGGATAAAGGTGGTGTTAATGACCTTGATTCTGTAGTGAAGACCGTTCAGCGCGCGCTGCAAGAAGCGGAGTTGATGGCTGATTGCAAAATTAGTTCAGTCTATTTAGGTGTTTCTGGCCGTCATATTCGTTGCTTAAACGAAAAGGGCATGGTGCCAATTAGTGACGAAGAAGTTACTCAAGATGATGTAGACAACGCGATTCATACGGCTAAGTCAGTAAAATTGCCAGATGAGCACCGCATTCTGCATGTATTGCCGCAGGAGTTTGCTATCGACTTCCAAGAAGGCATTAAAAATCCGATTGGTTTGTCTGGTGTCCGTATGGAAGCAAAAGTGCATTTAATTGCTTGCCATAACGACATGGTTAAAAACATTGTTAAGTGTGTAGAGCGCTGTGATTTGAAAGTTGATCAGTTGATATTTTCAGCCTTGGCTTCTAGTTACGCGGTGTTAACTGAAGATGAGAAAGAATTGGGCGTGTGTGTGGTTGATATTGGCTCAGGAACCATGGATATTGCAGTTTACACCGGTGGTGCGCTACGCCACACCTCGGTAGTACCGTTTGCAGGAACCTCGGTTACTCGTGACATTGCTACCGTGTTTGGCACACCGCTTAACGACGCCGAAGCCGTAAAAGTACGCTATGGCTGCGCCTTAGGCAGCATGGTAAGCCGAGACGATACCATTGAAGTGCCAAGTGTGGGAGGAAGGCCGTCACGCAGTTTGCAACGGCAAACCTTAGCTGAAGTTATCGAACCTCGATATAGCGAACTGTTTGGCATGATTAAAGCCAAGCTCGATGAGCTTACCGAAGATTTGCAAGCGCAGGGAACCAAACTGCAATTAGGAGCTGGTGTGGTGCTAACCGGCGGCGCGGCTCAAATAGAAGGCGTGGTTGAATGCGCCGAAAAGATTTTACAGTGTCAGGTTAGGGTTGGCTCTGCCAACAATGTGGCTGGTCTGACAGAATACGTACAAGCACCAACTTACTCAACAGCAGTAGGTTTGTTGCATTACGGAATGGAAAACCAAAGTGAAAAACCAATTGAAGTAAAGAACATTAGCAGTGTTAGCAATATCGCCAAGCGATTGCACAGTTGGTTTAAGGGTGAATTTTAG
- the mutT gene encoding 8-oxo-dGTP diphosphatase MutT, which translates to MKVVNVAVGVIVKGEEILLSLRNLQQHQGGKWEFPGGKVETGEQTVDALARELKEELLIDIDKTSCKPLIRVEHDYGDKQVCLDVYTVTRFYGEPEGAEQQEIRWVSRAELLNLSFPDANKAILEKILNANFSA; encoded by the coding sequence GTGAAGGTTGTAAATGTAGCAGTTGGTGTAATTGTTAAAGGCGAAGAGATCTTACTTAGCCTTCGTAATCTGCAACAGCATCAAGGTGGGAAATGGGAGTTTCCCGGCGGTAAAGTTGAGACAGGCGAGCAAACCGTTGACGCCTTGGCGAGAGAGTTAAAAGAAGAGCTGCTTATAGACATTGATAAAACCAGTTGTAAGCCACTGATTCGTGTTGAGCACGATTATGGTGATAAGCAAGTATGCTTAGACGTTTACACGGTTACTCGCTTTTACGGAGAGCCAGAGGGCGCAGAACAACAAGAAATTCGATGGGTGAGCAGAGCAGAGCTTCTCAATCTGTCATTTCCAGATGCCAATAAAGCCATCTTGGAAAAAATCCTAAACGCTAATTTTTCCGCGTAA
- a CDS encoding M23 family metallopeptidase, whose product MKLTLVYAHKGETRTVRLNPLRLAWFAFLLVSLICSIALWGVQQYQHLAKQQTQLLSQLDSLKAEPKLEQFEQQLRHRYSQLAVKVGQMQVEMTRLNALGARLIEDTEFAAEFDFESMPPMGGPMLDIQDTSHKPDSLFLDLSLLEQQVEDKKKSLNLLESWQQSHHLVNSSYISGWPAKGPGIWISSPFGTRIDPFTKRKARHKGVDIAGKEGTKIRSVGAGVVVWAGSRFGYGNLVEIEHGNGMVTRYAHAKAVLVKEGDVVSKGDEIALMGSTGRSTGSHVHFEVLKNGRPLNPSKFIYRKASA is encoded by the coding sequence ATGAAATTAACATTAGTATACGCCCATAAGGGCGAGACAAGAACTGTTCGTTTAAATCCGCTACGTTTAGCGTGGTTTGCGTTTTTGTTGGTATCACTTATTTGCAGTATTGCCTTGTGGGGGGTACAGCAATATCAACATTTAGCTAAGCAGCAAACTCAGTTGTTATCGCAGCTGGATAGTTTGAAGGCTGAGCCTAAGCTTGAGCAGTTCGAGCAGCAACTGCGTCACCGTTATAGTCAATTGGCGGTTAAAGTGGGCCAAATGCAAGTTGAGATGACTCGCCTTAATGCATTAGGCGCGCGTTTGATTGAAGATACCGAGTTCGCTGCTGAGTTTGATTTCGAATCAATGCCTCCCATGGGCGGCCCGATGTTAGACATCCAAGATACCAGCCATAAACCAGACAGCTTGTTTTTAGACTTGTCTTTGCTAGAACAGCAAGTAGAGGATAAGAAAAAATCACTTAATTTGCTTGAATCTTGGCAACAAAGTCACCATCTAGTAAATAGTAGTTATATATCAGGTTGGCCAGCGAAAGGGCCGGGCATTTGGATTTCTTCGCCATTTGGTACCCGCATAGATCCTTTTACCAAACGTAAAGCACGCCATAAAGGTGTAGATATCGCGGGTAAAGAGGGGACTAAAATCCGCTCTGTAGGAGCTGGCGTAGTGGTTTGGGCTGGAAGTCGTTTTGGTTACGGTAACTTAGTTGAAATAGAGCATGGTAACGGAATGGTAACACGTTACGCGCATGCTAAAGCTGTATTAGTAAAAGAGGGTGATGTAGTAAGTAAAGGGGATGAGATAGCCTTGATGGGCAGTACCGGGCGTTCCACCGGGTCTCACGTGCATTTTGAAGTGCTCAAAAACGGTCGTCCGCTAAACCCCAGTAAGTTTATTTACCGCAAAGCTAGTGCCTAG
- the yacG gene encoding DNA gyrase inhibitor YacG, translating to MKTKNLPTVKCPTCNDKVVWQSTSEFRPFCSERCKLIDLGEWANQEKYIAGQHLQEDEDKPDSWEF from the coding sequence ATGAAAACTAAAAATTTACCCACCGTAAAATGCCCCACTTGTAACGACAAGGTCGTTTGGCAATCAACAAGTGAATTCAGACCCTTTTGTAGTGAGCGTTGTAAGTTAATCGACCTTGGCGAATGGGCTAATCAAGAAAAATACATTGCTGGGCAACACCTCCAAGAAGATGAAGATAAGCCGGACAGCTGGGAATTTTGA
- a CDS encoding cell division protein FtsQ/DivIB produces the protein MALTELQKQRASYWAGVGFFCAVLLGLAYSVHSVYSSVSDKQLSPMTRLLVSGKRDYVLDQELQQSLAALPEAGNFFSLDVSEVKLALEQLPWVKQVTVRKQWPDKLSIALQEQEVVARWNNAALLNQQGQIFEAPQQRVTKALASLSGPDEQAEAVLATFRQLQQVLQARQLSIVSLALNERHAWQVELASGMVLKLGKEDKLNRIARFVAVYPRLKPNAVDYIDLRYDTGFAVGWKKQEGLAIDDQSNG, from the coding sequence ATGGCGTTAACCGAGCTTCAAAAACAGCGTGCAAGTTATTGGGCTGGAGTCGGTTTCTTTTGTGCTGTGTTGTTGGGTTTGGCTTATTCAGTGCACTCGGTGTACAGCAGTGTAAGTGATAAGCAGTTGAGTCCAATGACTCGCTTGTTGGTATCGGGTAAACGTGATTATGTGCTCGACCAAGAATTGCAGCAAAGCCTAGCGGCTTTGCCAGAAGCGGGTAATTTTTTTAGCCTCGATGTTTCTGAGGTAAAGCTTGCTTTAGAGCAGTTGCCTTGGGTTAAGCAGGTAACCGTTCGTAAGCAATGGCCAGATAAATTGTCGATTGCTTTACAAGAACAAGAGGTGGTGGCGCGATGGAATAATGCGGCTTTGCTTAATCAGCAAGGGCAGATTTTTGAAGCGCCGCAACAGCGAGTGACCAAAGCATTGGCTTCACTAAGTGGACCCGATGAACAGGCAGAAGCTGTGCTAGCTACTTTTCGGCAGCTGCAGCAAGTGTTGCAAGCTCGCCAGTTAAGCATTGTTAGTTTGGCGCTAAACGAGCGCCATGCATGGCAAGTAGAGTTAGCCAGCGGAATGGTTTTAAAGCTGGGCAAAGAAGATAAGTTAAATCGCATAGCGCGTTTTGTGGCGGTGTATCCGAGATTAAAACCGAATGCGGTGGATTACATAGATTTACGCTATGACACTGGATTTGCAGTGGGATGGAAGAAACAGGAAGGTTTGGCAATAGATGACCAAAGTAACGGATAG
- the zapD gene encoding cell division protein ZapD, with translation MTALIFEHPLNEKVRNYLRLEQLFEQLMLSKALQHPLQQQQFFRTLFEVSEVLERCEWRTDLLKDLAKQAEKLDHWASMPNVDTSKIEELLLQVKTLIAAISKLHRVSDHLKDDRLLSSIRQRLCLPGGNCSFDLPYLHLWLHQPQERINLQVQQWLGPFQIVAEAISHLLKLLREQHSDIQALAHKGFYQGVAADCGLLRIEVDTNYQCYPTVSGHKHRFAIKFISTSNQDIEDIPCTLYCCKIA, from the coding sequence ATGACCGCATTAATTTTCGAACACCCTTTAAACGAGAAAGTACGAAACTACTTACGCTTAGAGCAATTATTCGAGCAGCTAATGTTGTCAAAAGCACTTCAGCACCCTCTTCAGCAACAACAGTTCTTTCGAACGTTATTTGAAGTATCAGAAGTATTAGAACGTTGTGAGTGGCGAACAGACTTACTTAAAGATTTAGCTAAACAAGCAGAAAAGCTCGACCATTGGGCTTCGATGCCCAATGTAGATACCAGTAAGATTGAAGAGCTGCTATTGCAAGTGAAAACCCTTATTGCAGCTATTTCAAAGCTCCATCGGGTATCCGATCACCTTAAAGATGATCGCCTATTATCCAGTATTCGCCAGCGTTTGTGTTTACCTGGTGGTAACTGCAGCTTTGATTTACCTTACTTGCACCTATGGCTGCATCAACCACAAGAACGGATAAATCTGCAAGTTCAGCAATGGTTGGGCCCTTTCCAAATCGTCGCAGAAGCCATTAGTCACTTACTTAAGCTCCTTAGAGAGCAGCATAGTGATATTCAAGCTCTTGCTCATAAAGGCTTCTATCAAGGAGTCGCTGCCGATTGTGGATTACTACGCATCGAGGTAGACACTAATTATCAATGCTACCCAACTGTAAGCGGCCACAAACACCGCTTCGCCATAAAGTTCATCAGTACTTCAAATCAAGATATTGAAGACATTCCTTGCACATTATATTGTTGTAAAATTGCTTAA
- a CDS encoding D-alanine--D-alanine ligase produces the protein MASLRMSRVAVLYGGDSAEREVSLKSGSAVLAGLLRAGINAEGIDTKGFDLNLLKQKKYSHVFIALHGRGGEDGTLQGALEYLGLPYTGSRVLGSALAMDKIRCKQIWQNIGLPTADYAIVEKDSYKPEDAAGILAKLSGEVIVKPALEGSSIGMAKANRVEELQEAIENAFEYDSRVLIEQWITGAEYTVSIVGGTVMPSIRMQTPHSFYDYSAKYQSSSTEYFCPSGLTEAQESQLAAIALKAFKSVDCEGWGRVDFMADQQGNWYLLEVNTSPGMTEKSLVPMAAKQYGLSFDQLVVSILDLAH, from the coding sequence ATGGCGAGTTTACGAATGAGTCGAGTAGCAGTGTTGTATGGCGGCGATTCAGCTGAACGTGAAGTGTCTTTAAAATCGGGTAGCGCAGTGCTAGCGGGTTTACTTCGCGCTGGTATTAATGCAGAAGGTATAGATACCAAGGGTTTTGATTTAAATCTGCTTAAGCAAAAAAAATACAGTCATGTATTTATAGCTTTGCATGGTAGAGGTGGCGAAGACGGAACCTTACAAGGTGCACTTGAATATTTAGGTTTGCCATATACCGGAAGTCGAGTGCTTGGTTCGGCTTTAGCAATGGACAAAATTCGCTGCAAGCAAATTTGGCAAAATATTGGTTTGCCTACGGCGGATTATGCGATTGTGGAAAAAGACAGTTATAAGCCTGAAGACGCCGCAGGTATTTTGGCGAAGCTTTCTGGTGAAGTGATTGTAAAGCCGGCGTTAGAAGGTTCTAGCATTGGCATGGCTAAAGCCAACCGTGTTGAAGAGTTACAAGAAGCGATTGAAAATGCCTTTGAGTATGACTCAAGAGTATTGATTGAACAGTGGATTACTGGTGCCGAATACACGGTATCTATTGTTGGTGGCACGGTGATGCCATCAATTAGAATGCAAACGCCACACAGTTTTTATGATTACAGTGCTAAGTATCAAAGTAGTTCTACTGAATATTTTTGCCCAAGTGGCTTAACTGAGGCGCAAGAGTCACAGTTAGCTGCTATTGCCCTAAAGGCATTTAAATCTGTGGACTGCGAAGGGTGGGGGCGCGTTGATTTTATGGCCGACCAACAAGGTAACTGGTATTTGTTGGAAGTGAATACCTCACCGGGCATGACGGAGAAAAGTTTGGTGCCTATGGCAGCCAAGCAATATGGTTTGAGTTTTGACCAGCTTGTCGTCAGTATTTTGGATTTGGCGCACTAG
- the ftsZ gene encoding cell division protein FtsZ, producing MFEIMDSHTDEAVIKVVGVGGGGGNAVEHMVAQSIEGVEFITINTDAQALRNSGADNTLQIGGAITKGLGAGANPEVGREAAMEDRDAIMSQLQGADMVFIAAGMGGGTGTGAAPVVAEVAKELGILTVAVVTKPFGFEGKKRTSYAQQGIEQLSKNVDSLITIPNDKLLKVLGRGVSLLDAFKAANNVLLGAVQGIAELITRPGLINVDFADVRTVMREMGTAMMGTGIASGEDRAEEAAELAISSPLLEDVDLAGARGILVNITAGFDMSIEEFETVGNAVKGFASENATVVVGAVIDPEMSDELRVTVVATGIGAERRPDISIVKPQQQAVNAEPVARTAPMDSAPMVEESAAVVNAEPRNTAGDGDYLDIPAFLRRQAD from the coding sequence ATGTTTGAGATTATGGATAGTCATACCGATGAAGCGGTAATTAAAGTTGTAGGTGTGGGCGGTGGCGGCGGTAACGCTGTTGAGCACATGGTTGCGCAATCAATCGAAGGTGTGGAGTTTATCACCATCAATACCGACGCTCAGGCGTTGCGTAATTCTGGTGCCGACAATACCTTACAAATTGGTGGTGCTATCACCAAGGGATTAGGTGCTGGGGCCAACCCTGAAGTAGGCCGTGAAGCAGCGATGGAAGATCGCGACGCCATTATGAGCCAGCTGCAGGGTGCCGATATGGTGTTCATTGCTGCCGGTATGGGCGGTGGTACAGGAACTGGAGCAGCGCCAGTAGTTGCAGAAGTAGCAAAAGAACTGGGTATTCTTACTGTTGCTGTTGTAACTAAACCTTTTGGTTTTGAGGGTAAAAAGCGTACTAGTTATGCACAACAAGGAATTGAGCAACTAAGTAAAAATGTTGATTCATTAATTACTATTCCTAACGATAAACTGCTAAAAGTGCTAGGTCGCGGCGTCTCGTTGTTAGATGCATTTAAAGCGGCTAACAACGTATTGTTAGGTGCTGTTCAAGGCATCGCAGAGCTAATTACTCGCCCTGGTTTAATTAACGTAGATTTCGCCGACGTTCGCACAGTCATGCGTGAAATGGGCACCGCAATGATGGGTACCGGGATCGCGTCTGGCGAAGACCGTGCTGAAGAAGCCGCAGAACTTGCTATTTCTAGCCCACTACTTGAAGACGTAGACTTAGCTGGTGCACGCGGAATCTTAGTGAACATCACTGCTGGCTTTGATATGAGCATCGAAGAGTTTGAAACCGTAGGTAATGCGGTTAAAGGTTTTGCTTCAGAGAATGCAACGGTAGTGGTTGGTGCGGTCATCGACCCAGAAATGAGTGATGAATTGCGTGTAACGGTAGTTGCTACTGGTATTGGTGCAGAGCGTCGCCCAGATATTTCTATTGTAAAACCTCAGCAACAAGCAGTTAATGCTGAGCCTGTAGCCCGCACAGCACCTATGGATTCAGCTCCCATGGTAGAAGAGTCTGCAGCAGTTGTGAACGCAGAGCCGCGCAATACAGCAGGTGATGGTGATTATTTAGACATCCCCGCATTTTTACGTCGCCAAGCAGATTAA
- a CDS encoding DUF721 domain-containing protein — translation MLISYLTIKLMSKRQHQPISIERLFHQKQFAKIEQPLQQRVQLQQLGGEILARYKLQQCRIVNMRQGVAIIEAPSSAWLTRLKQFRFDLLSELRKAIPGVVSLELKINPELKNIKPEAEEKSTGKRQLSTQAAKHITELAKHVPDELREKLEKLAALSGES, via the coding sequence ATGTTAATTTCATACCTAACTATTAAACTTATGTCCAAACGACAGCACCAACCTATTTCGATAGAGCGTCTATTTCATCAGAAACAGTTTGCAAAAATCGAACAACCACTGCAGCAACGCGTTCAGTTACAGCAACTGGGTGGTGAAATTTTGGCACGCTACAAACTACAGCAATGCCGTATCGTTAATATGCGTCAAGGAGTCGCTATTATCGAGGCTCCTAGTTCGGCTTGGTTAACTCGCTTAAAACAGTTTCGTTTCGATCTGTTAAGTGAGCTGCGAAAAGCCATACCAGGGGTTGTCAGTTTGGAACTTAAAATAAATCCCGAATTGAAAAACATTAAACCAGAAGCTGAGGAAAAAAGCACTGGAAAACGCCAGCTAAGCACTCAAGCAGCCAAACATATCACAGAATTAGCGAAACACGTACCAGATGAACTGAGGGAAAAGCTAGAAAAATTAGCGGCGCTGAGCGGAGAGAGTTAG
- the secA gene encoding preprotein translocase subunit SecA gives MISKLVTKIVGTRNDRTIKKMRKVVNTINALEPEYEKLSAEEIKAKAGEFRERLEKGETLEAILPEAFAVVREASKRVFEMRHFDVQMLGGMVLNDNKIAEMRTGEGKTLTATLPAYLNGVTGKGVHVITVNDYLAQRDADWNRPLFEYLGLSVAVNVSGMDHEAKKAAYAADITYGTNNEFGFDYLRDNMAFAPEQRVQRPLNYAVVDEVDSILIDEARTPLIISGPAEDSSELYKKINDIIPLLVRQEEEDTEELIGDGHFTLDEKNKQVHLTENGQIFVEETLQQRGMLEEGDSLYNAANISLLHHVNAGLRAHTLFERNVDYIVSETNEIVIVDEHTGRTMPGRRWSEGLHQAVEAKEGVPIQNENQTLASITFQNYFRLYDKLSGMTGTADTEAFEFQSIYGLDTVVVPTNKPMVRDDQGDLVYLTAEEKYQAIINDIRECVKAERPVLVGTVSIENSELLSNILKKEKIKHNVLNAKFHEKEADIVAEAGVAGAVTIATNMAGRGTDIVLGGNLQVEINALGENPSEQQLAEVKQKWQQRHDAVLAAGGLHIIGTERHESRRIDNQLRGRAGRQGDPGSTRFYLSMEDSLMRIFASDRVTGMMKKLGMEEGEAIEHPWVTRAIENAQRKVEGRNFDVRKSLLEFDDVANDQRKVVYEQRNDLMDSDSISETIEVIREDVYSSVIDEYIPPQSLEEMWQVSELEQRLKSDFGLNLPIQQWLDEDDKLHEDKLREKIIEAAVADYQAKIEKVGADAIKQFEKSVMLQTLDQLWKEHLAAMDHLRQGIHLRGYAQKNPKQEYKRESYELFTQMLEALKLDVVSILSRVQVQAPEEVEAMEAKRREAEQRAMQFRQQQAAQQAEEQSSDAGKTVIREGQKVGRNDPCPCGSGKKYKQCHGKLS, from the coding sequence ATGATTAGTAAATTAGTAACAAAAATCGTTGGTACTCGAAATGACCGTACCATCAAAAAAATGCGTAAAGTCGTTAATACTATTAACGCCTTAGAGCCTGAATACGAAAAGTTGTCTGCTGAAGAAATTAAAGCTAAGGCGGGCGAATTTAGGGAGCGCCTCGAGAAAGGCGAAACGCTTGAAGCGATTCTCCCAGAAGCTTTTGCTGTAGTGCGCGAAGCATCAAAACGGGTCTTTGAAATGCGTCATTTTGATGTGCAAATGTTGGGCGGCATGGTGCTGAACGACAATAAAATTGCCGAAATGCGCACCGGTGAAGGTAAAACTTTAACAGCAACCTTGCCTGCATACTTAAATGGCGTAACCGGCAAGGGTGTTCACGTAATTACCGTAAATGATTACTTAGCGCAACGTGATGCCGACTGGAACCGCCCTTTATTCGAATACTTAGGATTAAGTGTTGCTGTGAACGTTTCGGGAATGGATCACGAAGCGAAAAAAGCTGCCTACGCTGCCGACATTACCTACGGTACAAACAACGAGTTTGGTTTCGATTACTTGCGCGATAACATGGCGTTTGCCCCAGAGCAGCGAGTACAACGTCCATTAAATTACGCGGTAGTGGATGAAGTGGATTCAATTTTGATTGATGAAGCACGGACACCACTTATCATTTCTGGCCCTGCAGAAGATAGTTCAGAGCTGTATAAAAAGATTAACGATATTATTCCGTTGTTGGTTCGCCAAGAAGAAGAAGATACTGAAGAATTGATTGGCGATGGCCACTTCACTCTTGATGAAAAAAACAAGCAAGTTCATTTAACCGAAAACGGTCAGATTTTTGTTGAAGAAACCTTGCAACAGCGCGGTATGTTGGAAGAAGGTGATTCACTTTATAACGCTGCTAACATTAGCTTGCTGCATCACGTTAATGCTGGATTGCGAGCGCACACTTTGTTCGAGCGCAATGTTGATTACATTGTTAGCGAAACCAATGAGATTGTTATCGTTGATGAGCACACCGGTCGAACCATGCCAGGGCGTCGTTGGTCTGAAGGCTTACACCAAGCTGTTGAAGCTAAAGAAGGTGTGCCAATTCAAAACGAAAACCAAACGTTGGCATCTATTACCTTCCAGAATTACTTCCGTTTATACGACAAGCTTTCAGGCATGACTGGTACTGCCGATACCGAAGCTTTTGAATTTCAATCAATTTATGGCTTAGACACAGTGGTTGTGCCGACTAACAAGCCAATGGTTCGTGATGACCAAGGTGATTTGGTTTACCTGACTGCAGAAGAAAAATACCAAGCGATTATCAACGACATTCGCGAGTGTGTGAAAGCAGAGCGCCCAGTGTTGGTTGGTACAGTGTCAATTGAAAACTCAGAGCTGCTTTCCAACATTCTAAAGAAAGAAAAAATTAAGCATAACGTACTAAATGCTAAGTTCCATGAAAAAGAAGCTGATATTGTTGCAGAAGCAGGCGTTGCCGGGGCTGTGACTATTGCTACCAATATGGCTGGTCGTGGTACCGACATCGTATTGGGTGGTAACTTACAAGTTGAAATAAATGCCCTAGGCGAAAATCCTAGTGAGCAGCAATTAGCTGAAGTTAAGCAAAAATGGCAACAGCGCCACGATGCAGTATTAGCAGCAGGTGGTTTGCATATTATTGGTACCGAGCGTCACGAGTCTCGTCGTATCGATAATCAGCTACGTGGTCGTGCTGGTCGTCAAGGTGACCCAGGTTCTACCCGCTTCTACTTGTCGATGGAAGATAGTTTGATGCGGATTTTTGCTTCAGATCGCGTCACAGGCATGATGAAAAAGCTTGGCATGGAAGAAGGCGAAGCAATTGAGCATCCTTGGGTTACTCGCGCCATCGAAAATGCACAGCGTAAAGTTGAAGGGCGTAACTTCGATGTACGTAAATCATTACTTGAGTTCGACGATGTGGCCAATGACCAACGTAAAGTGGTTTACGAGCAGCGTAATGATTTAATGGATAGCGACAGCATTTCTGAAACCATCGAAGTCATTCGCGAAGATGTGTACTCATCGGTTATTGATGAATACATCCCACCACAATCTCTTGAAGAAATGTGGCAGGTTAGTGAACTAGAGCAACGTTTGAAAAGTGACTTTGGCTTAAATCTGCCTATTCAACAGTGGTTAGATGAGGACGACAAGTTACATGAAGACAAGCTTCGCGAAAAAATCATTGAAGCTGCGGTAGCTGACTACCAAGCCAAAATCGAAAAAGTAGGTGCTGACGCTATCAAGCAGTTTGAAAAATCTGTGATGCTGCAAACACTCGATCAACTTTGGAAAGAGCACTTGGCAGCCATGGATCATCTTCGCCAAGGTATTCACTTACGTGGCTATGCTCAGAAGAACCCTAAGCAAGAATACAAGCGTGAGTCTTACGAACTGTTTACCCAAATGCTTGAAGCACTCAAACTTGATGTGGTGAGTATTTTGAGCCGAGTTCAAGTGCAAGCGCCTGAAGAAGTCGAAGCAATGGAAGCAAAACGCCGCGAAGCTGAACAACGCGCGATGCAATTCCGTCAGCAACAGGCAGCGCAACAAGCCGAAGAGCAGTCGAGTGATGCGGGTAAAACCGTTATTCGTGAAGGGCAAAAAGTAGGGCGAAACGATCCATGTCCTTGTGGCTCGGGTAAAAAGTACAAACAATGTCATGGCAAGCTTTCTTAA
- the lpxC gene encoding UDP-3-O-acyl-N-acetylglucosamine deacetylase gives MLKQRTLEKSVQATGIGLHSGHKVTMVLRPAPANTGILFNRTDLDPVVTIPAKAELVRDTMLCTCLIDDAGNRISTVEHLMAAVAALGLDNLIIDVDAPELPVMDGSSSPFVFLLQSAGIEEQAAAKKFIRIKQPIRVEHEDKWAELLPGNDGFTIDFSIDFDHPAMEGRNQSISMNFSADSFIKDISRARTFGFMRDIEYLQSKNLALGGSLENAVVLDEYRILNEDGLRYDDEFVKHKLLDAVGDLYMAGLPILGHLRAHKSGHALNNNLVRAMLEQQHAWEIVTFEDKAEAPAAYQQPVFSF, from the coding sequence ATGCTTAAACAACGGACTCTTGAAAAGTCAGTACAAGCGACAGGGATCGGTTTGCATTCTGGGCACAAGGTCACCATGGTCTTACGTCCTGCTCCTGCAAATACAGGTATCCTGTTTAACCGTACCGATCTTGATCCGGTTGTAACGATCCCTGCAAAAGCAGAGTTAGTGCGTGACACTATGTTATGTACGTGTCTTATCGATGATGCGGGTAACCGTATTTCAACGGTAGAGCATTTAATGGCTGCGGTTGCTGCATTAGGCTTGGATAACTTGATTATTGACGTTGATGCTCCTGAGCTTCCGGTTATGGATGGTAGCTCAAGCCCGTTTGTATTCTTATTACAATCTGCGGGTATCGAAGAGCAGGCAGCGGCTAAGAAATTTATTCGCATTAAACAACCTATCCGTGTTGAGCACGAAGATAAATGGGCTGAGTTATTGCCGGGGAACGACGGTTTTACCATCGATTTCTCAATTGATTTTGACCACCCAGCAATGGAAGGTCGTAATCAATCTATCTCGATGAACTTCTCAGCTGATAGCTTTATTAAAGACATTAGCCGCGCGCGTACTTTTGGTTTCATGCGAGACATCGAGTATTTGCAATCGAAGAACCTAGCCTTAGGCGGTAGTTTAGAAAATGCAGTAGTGTTAGATGAATATCGAATTCTTAATGAAGATGGCCTTCGTTATGATGATGAATTTGTTAAGCACAAGTTGTTAGACGCAGTGGGCGATTTGTACATGGCAGGACTACCCATCCTAGGCCATTTACGCGCTCACAAATCTGGCCATGCACTAAACAATAACTTAGTGCGTGCAATGCTTGAGCAACAACACGCTTGGGAAATTGTTACTTTCGAAGACAAAGCCGAAGCTCCAGCTGCATACCAACAACCGGTATTCAGTTTCTAA